Proteins encoded in a region of the Streptomyces sp. NBC_00310 genome:
- a CDS encoding LLM class F420-dependent oxidoreductase, protein MRISVTIFLTDETITPTRLARELEQRGFAGLYLPEHTHIPVERTTPYPAGGELPREYGRTLDPFVALGQAAAVTERLGLGTGITLVAQHDPIDLAKQIATVDHLSGGRLTLGLGYGWNVEEAADHGVTWRTRRELVRDRMALMRALWAEEPTAYEGESGSVRASQAHPKPAQKPRGPVVGPRTLIGGAAGPKLFAHIAEYADGWLPIGGRGLGEALPVLRAAWADAGRDPAALQVVPYAVQPSAGKLAYYAELGIEEAVVQLPPAGEAEVLGVLDSYGALMER, encoded by the coding sequence ATGCGCATCTCCGTGACGATCTTCCTCACCGACGAGACGATCACTCCGACCCGGCTCGCCCGCGAGCTGGAGCAACGCGGTTTCGCGGGGCTCTACCTCCCCGAGCACACGCACATCCCCGTCGAGCGGACGACGCCGTACCCGGCGGGCGGGGAGCTGCCGCGCGAGTACGGCCGCACCCTCGACCCCTTCGTCGCACTCGGCCAGGCCGCCGCCGTCACCGAGCGGCTGGGCCTCGGCACCGGGATCACGCTGGTCGCCCAGCACGACCCGATCGACCTCGCGAAGCAGATCGCGACCGTCGACCACCTCTCCGGCGGCCGCCTCACCCTCGGCCTCGGCTACGGCTGGAACGTGGAGGAGGCCGCCGACCACGGGGTGACGTGGCGTACCCGGCGGGAGCTGGTGCGGGACCGGATGGCGTTGATGCGGGCGCTGTGGGCGGAGGAGCCGACGGCGTACGAGGGGGAGTCCGGGAGCGTACGGGCGAGTCAGGCCCATCCGAAGCCGGCGCAGAAGCCGCGCGGGCCGGTGGTCGGGCCGCGCACGCTGATCGGTGGGGCCGCGGGGCCGAAGCTGTTCGCGCACATCGCCGAGTACGCGGACGGATGGCTGCCGATCGGGGGGCGGGGGCTGGGGGAGGCGTTGCCGGTGCTGCGGGCGGCCTGGGCGGACGCGGGGCGCGACCCGGCGGCGCTCCAGGTGGTGCCGTACGCCGTGCAGCCGAGTGCGGGGAAGCTGGCGTACTACGCGGAGTTGGGGATCGAGGAGGCTGTGGTGCAGCTGCCTCCGGCGGGGGAGGCCGAGGTGCTGGGGGTGCTGGACTCGTACGGTGCGCTGATGGAGCGCTGA
- a CDS encoding bifunctional FO biosynthesis protein CofGH: MTTSAISGTGPTGRPGGTGPTENSMRRALKRARDGVALDVTEAAVLLQARGADLEDLAASAARVRDVGLQEAGRPGVITYSKSVFIPLTRLCRDKCHYCTFVTVPGKLRRAGHGMFMSPDEVLDVARKGAALGCKEALITLGDKPEDRWPEAREWLDAHGYDDTIAYVRAISIRILEETGLLPHLNPGVLSWTDFQRLKPVAPSMGMMLETTATRLWSEPGGPHHGSPDKEPAVRLRVLEDAGRSSVPFTSGVLIGIGETYEERAESLFALRKVSRAYHGIQELIIQNFRAKPDTAMRGMPDAELDELVATVAVARHIMGPSGCVQAPPNLVDSEYERLIAAGIDDWGGVSPLTIDHVNPERPWPQIEELTERSRAAGFELRERLCVYPEFVTRGEPWLDPRLLPHVRALADPGTGLALPDAVVEGHPWQEPEEVFVAAGRTDLHTSIDTEGRTGDRREDFDSVYGDWGALREAAAPGMAPERIDTDVRQALATAADDPTKLSDDEALALLHADGPALDALCRIADDVRKAAVGDDVTYIVTRNINFTNVCYTGCRFCAFAQRRTDADAYTLSLDQVADRAQQAWDLGAVEVCMQGGIHPDLPGTAYFDIAKAVKSRVPGMHVHAFSPMEVVNGATRTGMSIREWLTAAKEAGLDSVPGTAAEILDDEVRWVLTKGKLPAATWIEVISTAHELGIRSSSTMMYGHVDQPRHWLGHLRTLAGIQQRTGGFTEFVTLPFIHTNAPVYLAGISRPGPTMRDNRAVTAMARLLLHPWIPNIQTSWVKLGTEGAAEMLRSGANDVGGTLMEETISRMAGSSYGSYKSVKDLIAVADAAGRPARPRTTLYGEVPEERQRAAAVSDGHLPELLPVLD; this comes from the coding sequence ATGACGACTTCCGCGATCTCCGGAACCGGCCCCACCGGGCGCCCCGGCGGCACCGGCCCGACCGAGAACTCCATGCGGCGTGCGCTCAAACGGGCGAGGGACGGTGTGGCGCTCGATGTGACCGAGGCGGCGGTGCTGCTGCAGGCGCGCGGCGCGGATCTGGAGGATCTGGCCGCGTCGGCGGCGCGGGTGCGGGACGTGGGCCTCCAGGAGGCCGGCCGCCCCGGTGTCATCACGTACTCGAAGAGCGTCTTCATCCCGCTCACCCGGCTGTGCCGGGACAAGTGCCACTACTGCACCTTCGTCACCGTGCCGGGCAAGCTGCGGCGGGCCGGGCACGGGATGTTCATGTCGCCGGACGAGGTGCTGGACGTGGCCCGCAAGGGGGCCGCGCTCGGCTGCAAGGAAGCCCTGATCACGCTCGGCGACAAGCCGGAGGACCGCTGGCCGGAGGCGCGCGAGTGGCTCGACGCGCACGGGTACGACGACACGATCGCGTACGTCCGGGCCATCTCGATCCGCATCCTGGAGGAGACGGGACTGCTCCCGCACCTCAACCCCGGCGTGCTGAGCTGGACGGACTTCCAGCGGCTCAAGCCCGTCGCCCCGTCGATGGGGATGATGCTGGAGACCACCGCGACACGACTGTGGTCCGAGCCGGGCGGCCCGCACCACGGCTCCCCGGACAAGGAACCGGCGGTCCGGCTGCGGGTCCTGGAGGACGCGGGCCGTTCCTCCGTCCCCTTCACGTCCGGAGTCCTCATCGGGATCGGGGAGACGTACGAGGAGCGCGCGGAGTCGCTCTTCGCGCTGCGGAAGGTGTCCCGGGCGTACCACGGCATCCAGGAACTGATCATCCAGAACTTCCGCGCCAAGCCGGACACCGCGATGCGCGGCATGCCGGACGCGGAGCTGGACGAGCTGGTCGCCACGGTGGCCGTCGCCCGGCACATCATGGGCCCGTCGGGCTGCGTCCAGGCCCCGCCGAACCTCGTCGACAGCGAGTACGAGCGGCTGATCGCCGCCGGGATCGACGACTGGGGCGGCGTGTCGCCGCTCACCATCGACCATGTGAACCCCGAGCGGCCCTGGCCGCAGATCGAGGAACTCACCGAGCGGTCCCGCGCCGCCGGGTTCGAGCTGCGCGAACGCCTGTGTGTGTACCCGGAGTTCGTGACGCGGGGCGAGCCGTGGCTCGACCCGCGCCTCCTGCCGCACGTCAGGGCCCTCGCCGACCCCGGGACGGGCCTCGCCCTGCCGGACGCGGTCGTCGAGGGGCACCCGTGGCAGGAGCCCGAGGAGGTCTTCGTCGCCGCCGGCCGTACGGATCTGCACACCTCCATCGACACCGAGGGCCGTACCGGCGACCGCCGGGAGGACTTCGACTCCGTCTACGGCGACTGGGGCGCCCTGCGTGAGGCGGCGGCGCCCGGTATGGCCCCCGAGCGCATCGACACGGACGTAAGGCAGGCGCTGGCGACGGCGGCCGACGACCCCACGAAGCTGTCGGACGACGAGGCGCTGGCCCTGCTGCACGCGGACGGGCCGGCGCTGGACGCGCTCTGCCGGATCGCGGACGACGTCCGCAAGGCGGCGGTCGGCGACGACGTCACGTACATCGTCACCCGGAACATCAACTTCACGAACGTCTGCTACACCGGGTGCCGTTTCTGCGCCTTCGCGCAGCGCCGCACGGACGCCGACGCGTACACGCTCTCCCTCGACCAGGTCGCCGACCGGGCCCAGCAGGCCTGGGACCTCGGCGCGGTCGAGGTCTGCATGCAGGGCGGCATCCACCCCGACCTGCCCGGGACGGCGTACTTCGACATCGCGAAGGCGGTGAAGTCCCGCGTCCCCGGTATGCACGTCCACGCCTTCTCCCCGATGGAGGTGGTGAACGGCGCGACCCGGACCGGCATGTCCATCCGCGAGTGGCTGACGGCCGCGAAGGAGGCGGGCCTGGACTCCGTCCCCGGCACGGCGGCGGAGATCCTGGACGACGAGGTCCGCTGGGTCCTGACCAAGGGCAAGCTGCCGGCGGCCACCTGGATCGAGGTCATCTCCACCGCCCACGAGCTGGGCATCCGCTCCTCCTCGACGATGATGTACGGCCACGTCGACCAGCCCCGCCACTGGCTCGGCCATCTGCGCACCCTGGCCGGTATCCAGCAACGCACCGGCGGCTTCACGGAGTTCGTGACCCTCCCCTTCATCCACACCAACGCGCCGGTGTACCTGGCGGGCATCTCCCGCCCGGGCCCCACCATGCGCGACAACCGGGCCGTCACCGCCATGGCCCGCCTCCTCCTCCACCCCTGGATCCCCAACATCCAGACCAGCTGGGTCAAACTCGGCACGGAGGGAGCGGCCGAGATGCTCCGCTCCGGCGCGAACGACGTCGGCGGCACCCTCATGGAGGAGACCATCTCCCGCATGGCGGGCTCCTCCTACGGCTCCTACAAGTCGGTGAAGGACCTCATCGCGGTGGCGGACGCGGCGGGCCGCCCGGCCAGGCCCCGCACCACCCTGTACGGCGAGGTCCCGGAGGAACGGCAACGCGCGGCGGCGGTCTCGGACGGCCATCTGCCGGAGCTGCTGCCGGTGCTGGACTGA
- a CDS encoding SAM-dependent methyltransferase, whose protein sequence is MTDHATTPDPAVAPAAKEKVDTSVPASARIWNYWLGGKDNYAVDEAAGDAYAGAFPGIVTIARSSRAYLRRSIRHLVEVEGVRQFLDVGTGLPTADNTHQVAQRSAPESRIVYVDNDPMVLAHARALLYSAPEGATAYVDASLYDTDRVLEAAAATLDLSRPTALILSGILGHVRDYEEARDIVRRLLDGLPSGSYLNINEGSRGTDPDYERAQDAYNETGAVPYFLRPIDQITGYFDGLDLIDPGIVSVPLWRPDDTAAGEPKPIGQHGGLGRKP, encoded by the coding sequence ATGACCGATCACGCGACCACGCCCGACCCGGCGGTGGCTCCGGCGGCGAAGGAGAAGGTCGACACTTCGGTGCCCGCCTCCGCCCGCATCTGGAACTACTGGCTCGGCGGCAAGGACAACTACGCGGTGGACGAGGCGGCCGGCGACGCGTACGCCGGCGCCTTCCCCGGCATCGTGACCATCGCCCGCAGCAGCCGCGCGTACCTGCGGCGCAGCATCCGGCATCTGGTGGAGGTGGAGGGCGTACGGCAGTTCCTGGACGTCGGCACCGGTCTGCCCACGGCCGACAACACCCACCAGGTCGCCCAGCGCAGCGCGCCGGAGTCGAGGATCGTCTACGTCGACAACGACCCGATGGTCCTCGCGCACGCCCGCGCGCTGCTGTACTCCGCCCCCGAAGGCGCCACCGCATACGTGGACGCCAGCCTCTACGACACGGACCGCGTCCTGGAGGCCGCGGCCGCGACGCTGGACCTGTCCCGGCCCACGGCTCTGATCCTCAGCGGCATCCTCGGCCACGTCCGCGACTACGAGGAGGCCCGCGACATCGTCCGCCGCCTCCTCGACGGCCTCCCCTCCGGCAGCTACCTCAACATCAACGAGGGCTCCCGGGGCACCGATCCCGACTACGAGCGCGCCCAGGACGCCTACAACGAGACCGGCGCCGTCCCGTACTTCCTCCGCCCCATCGACCAGATCACCGGCTACTTCGACGGCCTCGACCTGATCGACCCCGGCATCGTCTCCGTACCGCTGTGGCGCCCGGACGACACGGCGGCGGGCGAGCCGAAGCCGATCGGGCAGCACGGGGGGTTGGGCAGGAAGCCGTAG
- a CDS encoding immune inhibitor A domain-containing protein, with product MTSKPWTFRAAATGVALAAVATFTSFTVTTTQAAEDHTPAASADHHDPADAHAAHEHDLESPLSKTQAAQREEALKQVISGDATVKNRDGSQVVRLKSRKGDPKYVELGREKTDRIFTVLVEFGDQTDSAYGGTPGPLHNRIAKPDRKKNNTTAWRADYNRKHYEQLLFGTGKKTESMKKYYEKQSSGRYSVEGEVSDWVKVPYNEARYGSNKCQPDTCAWQVVADGVTAWAEQQKAAGRTDAEIKAEAAKFDTWDRGDFDGDGDFNEPDGYIDHFQLVHAGEGEEAGGGPQGEDAIWSHRWYAFSDDWDKIGPAGNKRGGAPIGDTGLWVGDYTIMPENGGLGVFAHEYGHDLGLPDHYDTSGKGENSTGSWTLMSGGSWLGQSKTEIGDLPGDMTAWDKLQLGWLNYDTAKAGKKSTHTLGVAEYNTEDKQALVVELPKKRVNVEVVKPTEGSQQWWSGSADNLSNTLTRSVDLTGRTSAALTLDGWWDIEKDYDYLYTEVSTDGGATWTAIDGTADGRPISRDSGDRPALDGTTDGFKKLSYSLDAYAGRKIDLRFRYQTDVYVAQKGFVADRITVTADGSPLFSDNAETADPAWTAAGFSRFGGSYTTEHEQYYIAENRQYVSYDKALKLAINSTRPGWVERYPYQNGLLIWKWDTSQQDNNTSQHPGVGLLLPVDAHPKALKWSDGELAGNDHQTHDSTFTLGRTDAFTLHWGKKVTLKITSKKGVSTFNDRTHTYYDKKNPTAGVEITNTNTKITIIKEAKDGSTVTLRVGPAVK from the coding sequence GTGACCAGCAAACCCTGGACGTTCAGGGCCGCGGCAACCGGTGTCGCCCTCGCCGCCGTGGCGACGTTCACGAGCTTCACCGTCACCACCACGCAGGCCGCCGAAGACCACACGCCGGCCGCGTCCGCGGATCACCACGACCCGGCCGACGCCCACGCCGCACACGAGCACGACCTCGAAAGCCCGCTGAGCAAGACACAGGCCGCCCAGCGCGAGGAGGCCCTGAAGCAGGTCATATCCGGCGACGCCACGGTCAAGAACCGTGACGGCTCCCAGGTAGTGCGGCTGAAGAGCAGGAAGGGCGACCCCAAGTATGTCGAGCTGGGCCGCGAGAAGACCGACAGGATCTTCACGGTCCTGGTCGAGTTCGGCGACCAGACGGACAGCGCCTACGGCGGCACGCCCGGCCCGCTGCACAACCGGATAGCCAAGCCGGACCGCAAGAAGAACAACACGACGGCCTGGAGGGCCGACTACAACCGGAAGCACTACGAGCAGCTGCTCTTCGGCACGGGCAAGAAGACCGAGTCGATGAAGAAGTACTACGAGAAGCAGTCCTCGGGCCGCTACTCGGTCGAGGGTGAGGTCTCGGACTGGGTCAAGGTCCCCTACAACGAGGCCCGTTACGGCTCGAACAAGTGCCAGCCCGACACCTGCGCCTGGCAGGTCGTCGCGGACGGCGTCACCGCCTGGGCCGAGCAGCAGAAGGCGGCCGGGCGCACGGACGCCGAGATCAAGGCGGAGGCGGCGAAGTTCGACACCTGGGACCGTGGCGACTTCGACGGCGACGGCGACTTCAACGAGCCCGACGGCTACATCGACCACTTCCAGCTCGTGCACGCCGGTGAGGGCGAGGAGGCCGGCGGGGGACCGCAGGGCGAGGACGCCATCTGGTCGCACCGCTGGTACGCGTTCAGCGACGACTGGGACAAGATCGGCCCCGCGGGCAACAAACGGGGTGGCGCCCCGATCGGCGACACCGGCCTCTGGGTCGGCGACTACACGATCATGCCGGAGAACGGCGGCCTCGGTGTCTTCGCCCACGAGTACGGCCACGACCTCGGTCTGCCGGACCACTACGACACCAGCGGCAAGGGTGAGAACTCCACCGGCTCCTGGACCCTGATGTCGGGCGGCTCGTGGCTCGGCCAGAGCAAGACCGAGATCGGTGACCTGCCCGGCGACATGACCGCCTGGGACAAACTGCAGCTCGGGTGGCTGAACTACGACACGGCCAAGGCCGGGAAGAAGTCCACGCACACGCTGGGCGTCGCCGAGTACAACACCGAGGACAAGCAGGCCCTCGTGGTCGAGCTGCCCAAGAAGCGGGTGAACGTCGAGGTCGTGAAGCCCACGGAGGGCTCGCAGCAGTGGTGGAGCGGCAGCGCCGACAACCTGTCCAACACGCTGACCCGTTCCGTCGACCTCACCGGCAGGACCTCCGCGGCGCTGACGCTCGACGGCTGGTGGGACATCGAGAAGGACTACGACTACCTCTACACCGAGGTCTCGACCGACGGCGGCGCCACCTGGACCGCCATCGACGGCACCGCCGACGGCCGGCCGATCAGCCGTGACAGCGGTGACAGGCCGGCCCTGGACGGCACGACGGACGGTTTCAAGAAGCTGTCGTACTCCCTGGACGCCTACGCGGGCCGGAAGATCGACCTGCGCTTCCGCTACCAGACCGACGTGTACGTGGCCCAGAAGGGATTCGTGGCCGACCGGATCACCGTCACGGCCGACGGCTCGCCCCTCTTCTCGGACAACGCCGAGACCGCGGACCCCGCCTGGACGGCAGCCGGCTTCTCCCGCTTCGGCGGCTCCTACACCACGGAGCACGAGCAGTACTACATCGCCGAGAACCGCCAGTACGTGTCGTACGACAAGGCCCTCAAGCTCGCGATCAACTCCACGCGTCCGGGCTGGGTGGAGCGCTACCCGTACCAGAACGGCCTGCTGATCTGGAAGTGGGACACCTCGCAGCAGGACAACAACACCAGCCAGCACCCCGGTGTCGGTCTGCTGCTGCCGGTCGACGCCCACCCGAAGGCCCTGAAGTGGTCCGACGGAGAGCTGGCGGGGAACGACCACCAGACGCACGACTCGACGTTCACCCTGGGCCGCACGGACGCGTTCACGCTGCACTGGGGGAAGAAGGTCACGCTGAAGATCACGTCGAAGAAGGGCGTGTCGACCTTCAACGACCGCACCCACACGTACTACGACAAGAAGAACCCCACGGCCGGAGTCGAGATCACCAACACCAACACCAAGATCACCATCATCAAGGAGGCCAAGGACGGCTCCACGGTCACGCTCCGGGTGGGTCCCGCGGTGAAGTGA
- a CDS encoding CehA/McbA family metallohydrolase: MCDDHHGDHGDGNGLGRRALFVTSAAAALTLGSVTFGTSGAEAADGGQETKTIRGTLPTGSPDFAYLPVEVPPGVRELKVSYSYERLTVPAGTMGNALDIGVFDERGTELGGKGFRGWSGGARTEFFIRADEATPGYLPGPVRPGTWHIALGPYTVAPGGLPYEITITLTYGRPAAAVKPVYPPERAKGRGRAWYRGDCHLHSWYSDGRRTLAELAALARAAGLDFINSSEHNTPSAHAHWAEHAGDDLLILLGEEVTTRNGHVVALGIDPGTFVDWRYRARDNRFGKYARQIRRAGGLVVPAHPHATCIGCNWKFGFGEADAVEVWNGAYSPEDEVALADWDGMLVAAVREGRQGWIPAMGNSDAHRDPDPVGRPQTVVLADDLTREAIQEGLRAGRSYVAESKDVSVSFTASGARGEHAGIGERLPVDADTPVTVRLEATGSPDCTLRFVTDQGVLFTSAALPASGTGSAEWRTTASYAAYVRAEVRHPPIVPGFPGPLAAFTNPIFLGRR, translated from the coding sequence ATGTGCGACGACCACCACGGCGACCACGGTGACGGGAACGGACTCGGAAGGCGCGCGCTGTTCGTGACGTCGGCGGCGGCCGCGCTTACGTTGGGAAGCGTGACCTTTGGGACGAGCGGCGCCGAGGCCGCGGACGGCGGCCAGGAGACGAAGACCATCCGGGGGACCCTCCCCACCGGGTCCCCCGATTTCGCGTATCTGCCGGTCGAAGTGCCGCCGGGGGTAAGAGAGTTGAAGGTCTCGTACAGCTACGAGAGGCTGACCGTCCCGGCCGGCACCATGGGCAACGCGCTCGACATCGGTGTCTTCGACGAGCGCGGCACGGAGCTGGGCGGCAAGGGCTTCCGGGGCTGGTCCGGCGGCGCCCGCACGGAGTTCTTCATCCGGGCGGACGAGGCGACTCCGGGCTACCTCCCGGGCCCGGTCCGCCCCGGCACGTGGCACATCGCGCTGGGCCCGTACACGGTGGCACCGGGCGGGCTGCCGTACGAGATCACGATCACCCTGACGTACGGCAGGCCGGCCGCGGCGGTGAAGCCGGTGTACCCGCCGGAGCGGGCCAAGGGGCGGGGCCGGGCCTGGTACCGGGGCGACTGCCATCTGCACTCCTGGTACTCCGACGGCCGCCGTACGCTCGCCGAGCTGGCGGCGCTGGCGCGGGCCGCGGGACTGGACTTCATCAACAGCTCGGAGCACAACACCCCGTCCGCGCACGCCCATTGGGCCGAACACGCCGGTGACGACCTGCTGATCCTGCTGGGCGAGGAGGTCACCACGCGCAACGGCCACGTGGTGGCGCTCGGCATCGACCCGGGGACGTTCGTCGACTGGCGGTACCGGGCGCGGGACAACCGGTTCGGCAAGTACGCCCGGCAGATCCGGCGCGCCGGGGGCCTGGTCGTCCCGGCCCATCCGCACGCCACCTGCATCGGCTGCAACTGGAAGTTCGGCTTCGGCGAGGCGGACGCGGTGGAGGTGTGGAACGGGGCGTACTCGCCGGAGGACGAGGTGGCGCTCGCCGACTGGGACGGCATGCTCGTGGCGGCCGTGCGCGAGGGCCGCCAGGGGTGGATCCCGGCGATGGGCAACAGCGACGCCCACCGCGACCCCGACCCGGTCGGCCGCCCCCAGACGGTCGTCCTCGCCGACGACCTGACCAGGGAGGCCATCCAGGAGGGGCTGCGGGCCGGACGCTCGTACGTCGCCGAGTCCAAGGACGTGTCCGTGTCCTTCACGGCCTCCGGGGCGCGCGGCGAGCACGCGGGCATCGGCGAGCGGCTGCCGGTGGACGCCGACACGCCGGTCACCGTCCGCCTGGAGGCGACGGGCTCCCCGGACTGCACCCTCCGCTTCGTCACCGACCAGGGCGTCCTGTTCACCTCGGCCGCGCTTCCCGCGTCCGGCACCGGGTCCGCGGAGTGGCGTACGACGGCCTCGTACGCGGCGTACGTACGTGCCGAGGTCCGCCACCCGCCGATCGTCCCGGGCTTCCCCGGCCCGCTGGCGGCCTTCACGAACCCGATCTTCCTTGGGCGGCGATAA
- a CDS encoding nitroreductase/quinone reductase family protein, giving the protein MSRSADHANHPGHAGLKQRVVTAFQRRVANPVLRRVPLQTVLETTGRTSGLPRRTPIGGRRVGTTFWLVSEYGEKSHYIRNIKADPSVRVRIRGHWHEGTAHLLPDDDAVARLRTLPRMNSAAVRVLGAELLTVRVDLRG; this is encoded by the coding sequence ATGTCCCGCAGTGCGGACCACGCGAACCATCCGGGCCACGCCGGCCTCAAGCAACGCGTCGTCACGGCCTTCCAGCGCCGTGTCGCCAACCCGGTCCTCCGCCGCGTACCGCTCCAGACGGTTCTGGAGACCACCGGCCGCACCTCCGGCCTCCCCCGCCGCACCCCCATCGGCGGGCGCCGCGTCGGCACCACGTTCTGGCTGGTCTCCGAGTACGGCGAGAAGTCCCACTACATCCGCAACATCAAGGCCGACCCCTCGGTCCGCGTCCGCATCCGGGGCCACTGGCACGAGGGCACGGCCCACCTCCTCCCGGACGACGACGCGGTGGCCCGCCTGCGCACCCTGCCCCGCATGAACAGCGCGGCGGTACGGGTGCTGGGGGCGGAGCTGCTGACGGTACGGGTGGACCTGCGCGGCTAA
- a CDS encoding endonuclease/exonuclease/phosphatase family protein, whose translation MRVVTWNLWWRFGPWQERQKAILAVLRELRPDVVGLQEVWEQGGEHSADAADAAAGVAAGAVSAADTANAANTTTAAGTATAANPADTANRENLAGWLAGELGMHWAWGTYGDPARWQRRIGDPSVGIGNAVLSRWPVLERDTIGLPTGEGDSGRGALYALLDAPAAPVPFFTAHLSSATDASAVRCRQVTALVEFVARHRGRGAHPPVITGDFNAWPDSDEVRLLGGYKTAPAVPGQCFFDVWEYAEPGVPSATWDIANPYVAKSFGPSVRVDYIHVGPPGPGGIGHVRAVRRAGDAPVDGVWPSDHMAVVADLTDGAN comes from the coding sequence GTGCGGGTCGTGACATGGAATCTGTGGTGGAGGTTCGGGCCGTGGCAGGAGCGGCAGAAGGCGATCCTCGCCGTGCTGCGTGAACTGCGGCCCGACGTGGTCGGGTTGCAGGAGGTCTGGGAGCAGGGCGGAGAGCACTCGGCAGACGCGGCAGACGCGGCGGCGGGTGTGGCGGCGGGTGCGGTGAGCGCGGCGGATACGGCGAATGCCGCGAACACGACGACCGCAGCGGGTACGGCCACCGCAGCGAACCCGGCGGATACGGCGAACCGGGAGAACCTGGCCGGGTGGCTCGCCGGGGAACTCGGTATGCACTGGGCCTGGGGCACGTACGGCGACCCCGCGCGCTGGCAGCGGCGGATCGGGGACCCGAGCGTCGGGATCGGTAACGCCGTGTTGAGCCGATGGCCCGTGCTGGAGCGGGACACCATCGGGCTGCCGACGGGAGAGGGCGACAGCGGGCGCGGCGCCCTCTATGCCCTCCTCGACGCACCGGCGGCACCCGTCCCCTTCTTCACCGCCCACCTCAGCTCCGCGACCGACGCGTCCGCGGTGCGCTGCCGCCAGGTCACCGCGCTGGTCGAGTTCGTCGCCCGCCACCGGGGCCGAGGCGCCCACCCGCCCGTGATCACCGGGGACTTCAACGCCTGGCCCGACTCCGACGAGGTCCGGCTGCTCGGCGGGTACAAGACCGCGCCCGCCGTACCCGGGCAGTGCTTCTTCGACGTCTGGGAGTACGCCGAGCCGGGTGTGCCATCGGCCACCTGGGACATCGCGAACCCGTACGTCGCCAAGTCGTTCGGGCCGAGCGTGCGGGTCGACTACATCCACGTCGGGCCGCCGGGCCCCGGCGGAATCGGGCACGTGCGCGCCGTACGGAGGGCGGGCGACGCCCCCGTCGACGGCGTATGGCCCTCCGACCACATGGCGGTCGTGGCCGACCTGACCGACGGAGCGAACTGA